In Rhododendron vialii isolate Sample 1 chromosome 9a, ASM3025357v1, the following are encoded in one genomic region:
- the LOC131300133 gene encoding probable LRR receptor-like serine/threonine-protein kinase At3g47570, which produces MENLELSDNNFSGGVPFDLGRKMKNLFVLNLGKNNLGSGDASDLTFIDSLTNCSKLQIFGFYENGFGGVLPTSIANLSSHLNFLGAGRNQLVGTIPVGISNFVNLDTLGLEENHFSGVIPFEIGKLRNLELVSFSTNKLSGPIPESIGNLTRIFGLDLGGNNLNGTIPSSIENILGLHTLNLSHNFLTGPIPQTVGLFFSLTFMYLSYNSFKGALPLEIGKLNNLQELDVAENKLSGHIPNTLGNCLKMEGLFLEGNMFQGSIPLTFSTLKGIESLDLSSNNLSGQIPEDLAALVLLKNLNLSFNNLVGEVPLQGVFGNLSTISLVGNKGLCGGIAEMQLPACPKSIKKGNRLGFKIIVPIACIIPCLSLVLLLVAFLRKRKQKNKSLTQLVMGDDFLRVSYDQLLNATGGFSSLNLIGAGSFGTVYKGILHEGAKPIAIKVLNLERRGASKSFLAECEALRKTRHKNLLKIITVCSSTNHAGDDFKALVFEYMPNGSLEKWLHSGEDTPQQEWILSLSQRLNIAIDVACALEYLHHRCETPIVHCDLKPSNVLIDEDMIAHVGDFGLAKFLTINSGNSDGGQTNSLAIKGSIGYVAPEYGIGGRTSTEGDVYSYGILILEMLTGKRPTDELFTIRQSLHEFCKEALPERVMEIVDSRMLLVEPIEAENDAQKERVRRDKIRECSVSLVRIGIACSAESPSERMNIKDVIIGLMKIKEVFLGVGIHGRRQMRMRLTGEGTSRE; this is translated from the exons ATGGAAAACCTTGAGCTATCAGATAACAATTTTTCGGGGGGAGTTCCTTTTGACCTGGGGAGAAAGATGAAGAATCTTTTCGTTCTAAATCTAGGTAAAAACAATTTAGGTTCTGGGGATGCTAGTGACTTGACCTTCATCGATTCATTAACAAACTGTAGCAAGCTACAAATATTTGGTTTCTATGAAAatggttttggtggtgttttacCCACTTCCATAGCCAATCTCTCGAGTCACCTCAATTTTTTAGGAGCAGGAAGGAACCAGCTGGTTGGAACCATCCCCGTGGGAATTTCAAACTTCGTCAACTTAGATACTTTGGGTTTGGAAGAAAACCATTTTTCAGGGGTCATTCCCTTTGAAATAGGGAAGCTTAGAAACCTCGAACTAGTATCTTTCAGTACAAACAAATTGTCCGGTCCGATCCCAGAAAGCATTGGAAATCTCACTCGAATATTTGGGCTAGACCTTGGGGGGAACAACTTGAACGGAACCATTCCTTCAAGTATTGAAAACATCCTGGGCTTGCATACCTTGAATCTCTCACATAATTTCTTAACGGGTCCCATTCCCCAAACAGTAggccttttcttctctctcactttcaTGTACTTGTCTTATAACTCTTTTAAGGGTGCCCTGCCACTCGAAATCGGGAAATTGAACAATCTCCAAGAACTAGATGTTGCGGAGAACAAGTTGTCTGGACATATTCCTAATACTCTGGGAAATTGCTTGAAAATGGAAGGCCTTTTTCTAGAGGGTAACATGTTTCAGGGTAGTATTCCTCTCACTTTTAGCACCTTGAAAGGAATAGAAAGTCTGGATCTTTCGAGCAATAACTTGTCCGGCCAAATTCCTGAAGATCTAGCTGCCCTCGTTCTTTTAAAGAATCTAAACTTGTCATTTAACAACTTGGTTGGTGAGGTGCCTTTGCAAGGTGTCTTTGGAAACTTGAGTACGATTTCACTTGTTGGAAATAAAGGGCTTTGTGGAGGCATTGCAGAAATGCAATTACCTGCTTGCCCAAAGTCCATAAAGAAGGGGAATCGCCTTGGCTTCAAAATTATTGTTCCAATTGCTTGCATAATCCCATGTCTTTCACTGGTGCTACTTTTGGTTGCTTTtcttaggaaaagaaaacagaaaaacaaatctCTCACCCAACTAGTTATGGGAGATGATTTCTTGAGGGTTTCATATGATCAGCTCCTTAACGCCACTGGTGGATTCTCTTCATTAAACTTAATTGGAGCTGGAAGTTTTGGCACCGTGTACAAAGGAATTCTCCATGAAGGGGCTAAACCAATTGCAATCAAGGTGCTCAATCTTGAACGAAGAGGAGCTTCGAAGAGCTTCTTGGCTGAATGTGAAGCTTTGAGGAAAACAAGGCACAAAAATCTTCTTAAGATCATAACAGTTTGTTCAAGTACAAACCATGCAGGTGATGATTTTAAAGCACTAGTTTTTGAGTACATGCCCAATGGAAGTTTAGAGAAGTGGTTGCATTCAGGAGAGGATACACCGCAACAAGAATGGATCTTAAGCCTTTCCCAAAGGTTAAATATAGCAATCGACGTTGCATGTGCCTTAGAATACCTTCATCACCGTTGTGAAACTCCAATTGTTCACTGCGATCTAAAGCCAAGCAATGTTCTCATTGATGAAGACATGATTGCCCATGTGGGAGATTTTGGGCTGGCCAAGTTCCTCACCATCAACAGTGGTAACAGTGATGGCGGGCAAACAAATTCACTTGCAATCAAAGGTTCTATAGGCTATGTTGCGCCAG AATATGGAATTGGAGGAAGGACATCTACAGAAGGTGATGTTTACAGTTATGGGATTTTGATATTGGAAATGCTGACAGGAAAAAGACCGACAGATGAATTGTTTACAATCAGACAAAGCCTTCATGAATTTTGCAAGGAGGCATTGCCAGAGAGAGTGATGGAGATTGTTGATTCGCGCATGCTATTAGTAGAACCTATTGAAGCTGAAAATGATGCTCAGAAAGAAAGAGTCAGACGAGACAAAATAAGAGAATGCTCAGTTTCCCTTGTGAGGATTGGCATTGCATGTTCTGCGGAATCACCTAGCGAAAGGATGAACATCAAGGACGTGATCATCGGATTAATGAAAATAAAGGAAGTATTTCTTGGAGTAGGTATCCATGGCAGGAGACAAATGAGGATGCGACTCACCGGCGAAGGAACGTCTCGAGAATAG
- the LOC131300125 gene encoding probable LRR receptor-like serine/threonine-protein kinase At3g47570 — MLKLMMLISSSLLLHMIKLLSLVLFFSIATKVTCRLSNETDRSALLSFKELIHEDPLRSLSSWNSSLDLCKWDGVTCSHKHQRLVVLDLRGKSLSGTISPFLGNLSFLKSLYLQENRFHGKIPLDLSSLFRLQHLNFSSNSLQGEIPTNFSNSLGVIDLRNNDLVGKIPYSFGSLSKLTYLDLYSNNLIGGIPPSLGNLSLLEIVDLGRNSLTGSIPHSIGRIPNLQVFGVASTKLSGTVPPQLYNISTLRQLLIADNQLTGSLPQDIGVTLPNLTHLAVGENQFWGPFPVSLSNASRMRMLDLSLSNLSGPVPFDLGRMMKDLWWLNLETNNLGSGDASDLRFIDSLTNCSKLEILGLDENGFGGVLPTSIANLSSHLNRLAVGRNQLVGTIPLGISNLVSLTILALEDNLFSGVIPFEIGKLKNLRRLIFSRNKLSGPIPESIGNLTQIFELDLDDNFLNGTIPSSIENILGLQTLILYHNFLTGPIPETIGLFSTLTFLILTHNAFIGVLPLEIGKLNNLEELDVSENKLSGHIPSTLGNCLKLEGLFLEGNTFQGSIPPSFSSLKGIQSLDLSRNNLSGKIPEDLAALVNLKNLNLSFNNLAGEVPLQGVFGNLSMISLVGNKGLCGGIAEMRLPTCPKSLKKENRLGFKIIVPIACIIPCLSLVLLLVVFLRKRKQKNKSLTQPVMGDDFLRVSYDQLLNATGGFSSLNLIGAGSFGTVYKGILHEGDKPIAIKVLNLEQRGASKSFLAECEALRKTRHKNLLKIITVCSSTNHAGDDFKALVFEYMLNGSLEKWLHPGEDTPQQEWILSLSQRLNIAIDVACALEYLHNRCETPIVHCDLKPSNVLIDEDMIAHVGDFGLAKFLTINSGNSDGGQTNSLAIKGSIGYVAPEYGIGGRTSTEGDVYSYGILILEMLTRKRPTDELFTIRQSLHEFCKEALPERVMEIVDSRMLLVEPTEAENDAQKERVRRDKIRECSISLVRIGIACSAESPSERMNIKDVIIGLMKIKEVFLGVGIHGRRQMRMRLTGEGTSRE; from the exons ATGCTAAAGTTGATGATGCTGATCTCATCATCTCTGTTATTGCACATGATCAAGCTACTCAgcttggttttatttttctccattgCCACAAAAGTAACCTGCAGATTGAGCAACGAGACGGATCGATCAGCATTGCTTTCATTCAAAGAACTTATACACGAGGATCCTCTTCGCTCATTAAGTTCCTGGAACAGTTCTCTCGATCTCTGTAAATGGGACGGAGTAACATGCAGTCACAAGCATCAGAGACTAGTGGTTCTGGACTTGAGGGGCAAAAGCTTGAGTGGGACTATATCACCTTTTCTGGGAAACCTCTCTTTCCTCAAATCCCTTTACCTCCAGGAAAATAGATTCCACGGAAAAATCCCCCTGGACCTCAGCAGCTTGTTCAGGCTGCAACATCTGAATTTCAGTAGCAATTCTCTCCAAGGGGAAATTCCAACCAATTTTTCAAACTCCCTCGGTGTCATTGATTTACGGAATAATGATCTAGTTGGAAAAATTCCATACTCGTTTGGCTCTCTCTCCAAGCTCACTTATCTTGACCTTTACTCCAACAACCTCATCGGAGGGATTCCACCTTCACTCGGTAACCTGTCTCTCCTCGAAATAGTAGACTTGGGAAGGAATAGTCTCACGGGATCCATTCCACATTCCATCGGACGGATTCCCAACCTTCAGGTATTTGGCGTTGCATCGACTAAATTGTCAGGTACTGTCCCTCCCCAACTGTATAATATCTCAACTCTTAGGCAGCTACTCATTGCAGATAACCAACTTACCGGCAGTTTACCCCAAGATATTGGCGTCACACTCCCCAACCTGACACATTTAGCTGTTGGGGAAAACCAATTCTGGGGACCTTTTCCAGTTTCTCTTTCTAATGCATCTAGAATGAGAATGCTTGATCTATCTCTTAGCAACCTTTCAGGACCAGTTCCCTTTGACCTAGGGAGAATGATGAAGGATCTATGGTGGCTAAATCTAGAAACAAACAATTTAGGCTCTGGGGATGCTAGCGACTTGAGGTTCATTGATTCGTTAACTAACTGCAGCAAGCTAGAAATCTTGGGTTTAGATGAAAatggttttggtggtgttttacCCACTTCCATAGCCAATCTCTCGAGTCACCTCAATAGGTTAGCAGTAGGACGGAACCAGCTGGTTGGAACCATCCCCTTGGGAATTTCAAACCTCGTCAGCTTAACTATATTGGCTTTGGAAGATAACCTTTTTTCAGGTGTCATTCCCTTCGAAATAGGGAAGCTTAAAAATCTACGAAGACTAATTTTCAGTAGAAATAAATTGTCTGGTCCCATCCCAGAAAGCATTGGAAATCTCACTCAAATATTTGAGCTAGACCTGGATGACAACTTCTTGAATGGAACCATACCTTCAAGTATAGAAAACATCCTGGGCTTGCAAACCTTGATTCTCTATCATAATTTCTTAACTGGCCCCATACCCGAAACAATAGGCCTTTTCTCCACTTTAACCTTCTTGATTTTGACTCATAACGCTTTTATCGGTGTCCTGCCACTCGAAATTGGGAAATTGAACAATCTCGAGGAACTAGATGTTTCGGAGAACAAGTTGTCAGGACATATTCCTAGTACTCTGGGAAATTGCTTGAAATTGGAAGGCCTTTTTCTAGAGGGTAACACTTTTCAGGGTAGTATTCCTCCCTCCTTTAGCTCCTTGAAAGGAATTCAAAGTCTGGATCTTTCACGCAATAACTTGTCCGGCAAAATTCCAGAAGATCTAGCTGCCCTCGTTAATTTAAAGAATCTAAACTTGTCATTTAACAACTTGGCTGGTGAGGTGCCCTTGCAAGGTGTCTTTGGAAACTTGAGTATGATTTCACTTGTTGGAAATAAAGGGCTTTGTGGAGGCATTGCAGAAATGCGGTTACCTACTTGCCCAAAGTCCTTAAAGAAGGAGAATCGCCTTGGCTTCAAAATTATTGTTCCAATTGCTTGCATAATCCCATGTCTTTCACTGGTGCTacttttggttgtttttcttaggaaaagaaaacagaaaaacaaatctCTCACGCAACCAGTTATGGGAGATGATTTCTTGAGGGTTTCATATGATCAGCTCCTTAACGCCACTGGTGGATTCTCTTCATTAAACTTAATTGGAGCTGGAAGTTTTGGCACCGTGTACAAAGGAATTCTCCATGAAGGGGATAAACCAATTGCAATCAAGGTGCTCAATCTTGAACAAAGAGGAGCTTCGAAGAGCTTCTTGGCTGAATGTGAAGCTTTGAGGAAAACAAGGCACAAAAATCTTCTTAAGATCATAACAGTTTGTTCAAGTACAAACCATGCAGGTGATGATTTTAAAGCACTAGTTTTTGAGTACATGCTCAATGGAAGTTTAGAGAAGTGGTTGCATCCAGGAGAAGATACACCGCAACAAGAATGGATCTTAAGCCTTTCCCAAAGGTTAAATATAGCGATCGATGTTGCATGTGCCTTAGAATACCTTCATAACCGTTGTGAAACTCCAATTGTTCACTGCGATCTAAAGCCAAGCAATGTTCTCATTGATGAAGACATGATTGCCCATGTGGGAGATTTTGGGCTGGCCAAGTTCCTCACCATCAACAGCGGTAACAGTGATGGAGGGCAAACAAATTCACTTGCAATCAAAGGTTCTATAGGCTATGTTGCGCCAG AATATGGAATTGGAGGAAGGACATCTACAGAAGGTGATGTTTACAGCTATGGGATTTTGATATTGGAAATGCTGACAAGAAAAAGACCGACAGATGAATTGTTTACAATCAGACAAAGCCTTCATGAATTTTGCAAGGAGGCATTGCCGGAGAGAGTGATGGAGATTGTTGATTCGCGAATGCTATTAGTAGAACCTACTGAAGCTGAAAATGATGCTCAGAAAGAAAGAGTCAGACGAGACAAAATAAGAGAATGCTCAATTTCCCTTGTGAGGATTGGCATTGCATGTTCTGCAGAATCACCTAGCGAAAGGATGAACATCAAGGACGTGATCATCGGATTAATGAAAATAAAGGAAGTATTTCTTGGAGTAGGTATCCATGGTAGGAGACAAATGAGGATGCGACTCACCGGTGAAGGAACGTCTCGAGAATAG